In Triticum aestivum cultivar Chinese Spring chromosome 5B, IWGSC CS RefSeq v2.1, whole genome shotgun sequence, the following proteins share a genomic window:
- the LOC123116044 gene encoding outer envelope pore protein 16-3, chloroplastic/mitochondrial, whose amino-acid sequence MEGSSLRGPVDDGLILKTGKGAGIGLAAGSVWGLLVSMLHDGPKVGSNVKYPELVRTGKVCGGYAGTLAILGATYVGVEQSLERVRGKKDIINGAVAGFAAGATMGFRAGRLRTLIVSGSALALTSVLLDVTGMRTTEEEGKVHH is encoded by the exons ATGGAGGGTTCCAGTTTGAGAGGCCCGGTAGATGATGGACTTATCTTGAAGACAGGCAAGGGTGCAGGCATTGGATTAGCTGCTGGCAGCGTTTGGGGTTTGCTGGTTTCTATGCTGCACGATGGACCTAAGGTCGGCAGTAATGTCAAGTATCCTGAGCTGGTTAGAACTGGCAAGGTTTGTGGAGGTTACGCAGGAACCTTGGCAATTCTTGGAGCTACATATGTAGGCGTAGAGCAGTCTCTTGAAAGGGTCAGGGGGAAGAAGGACATCATTAATGGTGCTGTGGCTGGTTTTGCTGCGGGTGCAACTATGGGTTTCAGAG CCGGGAGACTCCGGACACTCATTGTGTCAGGGTCTGCGCTCGCTCTGACTTCGGTACTCTTGGATGTGACTGGAATGAGAACTACTGAGGAGGAAGGAAAAGTCCACCACTAA